In [Mycobacterium] stephanolepidis, the genomic window CATGTTGTCCTCAACGTTGCCGGGGTGCGTGATGTTCCACGGGCGCTCAGTACAGCGCGGCCAGGGCCTTGCCGATGTTGAATCCGACGAACTCGTTCTGCCTGCCGGCACGCAGCTTGTTCACCCAGTCGGGATCCGACAACAGCGCGCGGCCCACAGCGATGACGTCAAACTCGTTGTTGGCAAACTGTCGCAGTACCGCCTCGACAGGTGCGGGCTCGATATCCCGGACCTCGGTGGGTTTGAACTCCGTCTGCAATCCCACGGAGCCGACGGCGATGGCCGGCAAGCCCGTGACACGTTTTGTCCAGCCGGCAAGACTCAGCTCTCCATCGGCGCCTGGCAGATCCGCGAAGGCCGGTATGTAGTGGCGACGTGTGGATGGGTGGAAAACGTCCACGCCTGCCTCGACGAGCGGTGCGAGCAGACGTTCCAACTCTGCCGGACTATCGGCCAGGGTGGCCGTGTAATCAGCCTGCTTCCACTGTGAAAACCGGTACAGGATAGGGAAATCGGGTCCGACGGCGGCACGTACCGCACGCACCACCTCGACCGGGAAGCGCACTCGATCGACGGCCGAGCCGCCATACCCGTCGGCCCGAACGTTGGTGCGCTCCCACAGGAACTGGTCGAGTAGGTAGCCATGTGCACCGTGTAGTTCGACGGCGTCGAATCCGGCCGCCTTGGCGTTGCGGGCCGCCGTCGCGTATTGCTCCGCAAGCGGGGCAAGTTCACCGGTCAGCAGCGCTCGGCCCAACGGGGAAGCATCTCCGGCCAGACCCGACGGGCTCACCGACTCCACCTGCGGATTGAATTCCGGATCGGCGCCGCGCTCGACGCCCTGGTGCCACAGCTGGGCGGCGATCGCCGCCCCCTCCTCGTGCACGGCATCGGTCACGGCCGTCCATCCCGCCAGAGCATCGTCGCCGATAAGGCGCGGAACGCTAGCCTGACCGCCCGCGGCGTCGTCGGGAATGAAGACGCCCTCGGTGATGATCAACCCAACACCTCCGGCAGCACGGCGGCGGTAGTACGCCGCCACGTTCTCGCCCGGGACACCGCCGGGTGACGCCGATCGCGTCATCGGCGCCATCGCGAATCGATTGGGTGCGGTCAACGATTTCACGGTGAACGGTTCGAAAAGGGGCGCTACGTCTGGTCTCACGTCGGTCACGAGGTGTCAAACTACGCCGACGCCTGATCCATTCCGGATAACGTGGTCAACCATGTCACCAAATCTCCGGCCACGGCCTACGTTGCTAGTGATCGTCGGAGTCGTGGTGTTCTCCAGCGCGGCATGCGGCGGGTCCGTGGACAAACCTGGCCAGCCATCGGCTGCCCCCGCCTCGACCACCGTCATACGGCACGCAGGTGGGCACGACAGAGCCGGCGGATTGATCTCCTCGGTGGCGGGGCACACGGTCCAGGTGACCAACCCCGTGGGCAGTGTCGATATCGACTTCAACACCATGACCAAGCTCACCGAGGTGCACCCCGCGGATCTGCCGGATGTGATCGTGGGCAGCTGCGTCAGCGTGCAGGCGACGGCCGGTGCAGATGAGTCGGACCAGGCCACGGCGCAACGGGTGCTGATCAGTGCGGCCGAGGACAACAAATGTGCGATGGAGACACCGCCCGGCGGCGCACCACCTCCCGGCATACCGCCGGGGCCACCACCGGGCGGCGCGCCCGAGGGTTCACCGCCCCCGTTCGGCGGCCCCAGCGTCCAGGGTGCGGTCGCGTCGCTCAACGGCAGCACCATCGTGGTGGCGAACACCGATCCCAGCGGGGCGTCGGAGATTCAGACCAACGTCACGGTGACCGCCGACACCCGTTACGACCAACGGCAACCCACTGAGACCACTGCGATCATCGCCGGCAAATGCGCGGATGCACACGGCACGAAGGACGCCGACGGGGTGCTGCAGGCCACCAAGATCGACCTGGGCCCGGCAACCGACGGGCGATGCGGACCTCCTCCGCGGTAGATCCGATCTGGCATCCGCAATACACAGCAACTTCTCACGCATGCCGGAGCGCAACCTCAGCCCGCGCCAGCACGCTGAGGTGTCTCATTCATCGACCATGGAGAACACCGATGCCCCCACACCAGACACCCGCCCCACCACGGTTCGCCCGCGGCGCACTGTTCGCACTCGCCGGACTCACCGCGCTTTCGGTGGCCGCATGCGGCGCGCCTACAAACACCAACGGCACATCCGCGGATTCATCGGCACCGGCTACCTCCTCGGCGGCACCGCACGGTGAACACAGCGGGAAAGACCACGTAGCCGGGCTCATTGCCTCGGTCTCGGGCAACACCATCCAGGTGACCAAGAAGGACGGAACCGCCACCGTCGGATTCGGTCAATCCACCAAGATCTCCGAGATCACTTCGGCGCAATTGACGGACGTCACCACGGGCAGCTGTATCGCCGCCATGGCCCAACAGGACTCCAACCCGCCGACAGCCCGCCGCGTGATGATCTGGCCGGCCGAAGACGGCAACTGCACACCGGCGCACAAGAAGGATTCACCGGAGTCTTCCCCGGCCCCGACATCGGACAAACGCGCCGAGCATCAGGCTATTCGCGGGACAGTCTCCGCGGTCAGCGGGAACGCGATCACCGTGTCCGCCACCGACCCGAACGGCGGGGCTGCCACCCCGACGACGGTAACGGTCAACAACGACACCGCCTATGCCAAGCGTGCTCCGGCGGCCCAGAGCGCGATCGCGACAGGCAGGTGCATCGCCGCACACGGCGCCGATGACGCATCGGGCAATCTTCAGGCTGCGACGATCACCCTTCGCGCCGCACGGGACGGCTCATGCGTGGGCGACCAGGAAGGCCGCCACCAGCACTAGACGGTGAAGCCGAGGGCCCGGAGCTGCTCCCGACCATCGTCGGTGATCTTGTCCGGGCCCCACGGCGGCACCCAGACCCAGTTGATCTTGATCTCGTTGACCAGTCCGGCGCCCACAAGCGCGTTACGCGATTGGTCCTCGATGACATCGGTAAGCGGGCATGCCGCCGAGGTGAGCGTCATGTCGATCGTGGCGACCTTGCCGCTCTCGCTCTCTTCGACGTTGAGCCCGTACACAAGCCCCAGATCTACGACGTTGATACCCAGCTCGGGGTCAACAACATCACGCATTGCCTCTTCGAGATCTTCGAGGAGCTTCACTTCCGCGGACACTTCGGTCATCGCTTCACCTTCTCAGTAGTGCCGCTGGTCGCGGCGTCTGCCTGCACGAGAGCGTCTTTGAATGCCATCCATCCTAGGAGCGCGCACTTCACACGGGCCGGGTACCGCGAAACTCCCGCGAAGGCGACTCCGTCACCGATGATGTCCTCGTCTCCGTCGATGGTGCCGCGTGAGGAAATCATCTCGTTGAACGAGGCCACCGTCTTGAGTGCCTCATCCACGGTCAGTCCGATCACCTGATCCGTCAGGACCGACGTCGCGGCCTGACTGATCGAGCAGCCCTGTCCGTCGTAGGACACATCGGCGATTCTGTTGTCATCCAGGGTGACTCGCAGGGTCACCTCGTCACCGCAGGTCGGGTTCACGTGGTGTACCTCGGCCGCGAACGGCTCACGCAGCCCGCGATGATGCGGATGCTTGTAGTGATCCAGGATGACTTCCTGGTACATCTGCTCGAGTCTCACAGGAACGATCCCCCGTCGCTCCGCTCGCCCAGGAAGAACTCCTGTGCACGACGGACGCCTTCGACCAATCGGTCGACTTCGTCCAGGGTGTTGTAGACCGCGAAGGAGGCACGTGCGCTCGCCGCGATCCCGAAGCGTCGATGCAGTGGCCAGGCGCAGTGATGCCCGACCCGTATCGCCACACCCTCGTCGTCGAGCACCTGACCCAGATCGTGCGCGTGGATTCCATCCACCACGAAGGAGACCGCGCCTCCGCGGTCGACGTTCTCCGTGGGACCGACGATACGAACGCCCTCGACACTTCCGAGCCCGGCGAGCGCGGCCGATACCAGCTGATGTTCGTGCGCGGCAACAGCTTCCATGCCAATCGCATTGAGGTAGTCAACGGCAGCGCCAAGGCCGACCACCTGCGAGGTCATCGGCACACCGGCCTCGAATCGCTGCGGCGGCGGCGCGTAGGTGCTGACCTGCATGGTCACCGTCTCGATCATGGAGCCACCCGTGATGAACGGAGGCATGGCTTCCAACAGTTCGCGACGGCCGTACAGCACGCCGACACCCGAGGGACCGAGCATCTTGTGCCCTGAGAACGCCGCGTAGTCGACGCCCAGTTCACGGAAGTTCACGGGCATATGCGGGACGGACTGGCAGGCGTCCAACACGACAAGGGCACCAACGGATTTAGCGCGGCGCACCAGCTCGGCAACGGGAGCCACCGCACCTGTCACGTTGGACTGGTGCGTGAAGGCGACAACCTTGACGGCGCCCGTGAGCTCGAGTGAATCCAGATCGATTCGACCGTCATCGGTGACGCCGTACCAGCGCAAGGTGGCGCCGGTACGGCGGCAAAGCTCCTGCCAGGGAACAAGATTCGCGTGGTGCTCCAGCTCGCTGATGACGACCTCGTCGCCCGGGCCCACCGCACGGTCGAACCGGCTGTCACCGAGGGTGTACGCCACCAGGTTCAGCGATTCGGTGGCGTTCTTGGTGAAGACGATCTCGCCGTCATCGACACCCACGAAACGAGCGATGGTGTTGCGTGCGCCCTCGTACGCATCGGTGGCTTCTTCGGCCAGCTGATGCGCGCCACGATGAACCGCCGCGTTGCGCTCGGTGAGGAAGACACGTTCGGCATCGAGAACCTGGATGGGCCGTTGCGAGGTTGCACCGGAATCCAGGTACACCAACGGCTTACCGCCACGCACCGTCCGGCTCAGGATCGGGAAGTCATCCCTGATCTCCGAGATCCGAGTGGTGTCCAGCGGCACCGTGGCCGTCACGGTCAGGCTCCCACCGCTTGGTGGGGGTCCCGCCCGCTTGCGGGGGCAAAGCGCACGTAGCCGTTCTCCTCCAGCTCGTCGGCCAGCTCGGGACCGCCCGACTCGACGATGCGCCCGCCGACGAAGACGTGCACGAACTGTGGCTGGATGTAACGAAGAATCCGGGTGTAGTGGGTGATCAGCAGCACGCCGCCGTGCTCGCGCTCCGCGTAGCGATTCACGCCCTCGGACACAATCCGCAGGGCGTCGACGTCAAGGCCGGAGTCCGTCTCATCCAGGATGGCGATCTTCGGCTTGAGCAGACCCAGCTGCAGGATTTCGTGGCGCTTCTTCTCGCCGCCCGAGAAGCCCTCATTCACACTGCGCTCGGCGAAGGCGGAGTCGATCTCCAACTCCCCCATCGCTTCCTTGACTTCCTTGATCCAGTGGCGCAGCTTCGGGGCCTCGCCGCGCACAGCGGTGGCGGCGGTGCGCAGGAAGTTCGACATCGAGACGCCCGGCACCTCGACCGGGTACTGCATGGCCAGGAAGAGACCGGCGCGCGCTCTTTCGTCGACGGACAACTCCAGCACGTCCTGCCCGTCGAGGGTGATAGACCCCGATGTCACCTCGTACTTGGGGTGTCCGGCGATGGCATAGGACAGCGTGGACTTCCCGGAACCGTTGGGGCCCATGACCGCATGGGTCTCCCCCGAGTTCACGGTCAGGTTGACTCCCTTGAGGATCTCGATGGCCTCGCCCTCGTTGGGCGAGATGCTGACGTGCAGGTCCTTGATTTCCAGAGTGGTCATTGAGTTGCTTTCTATCTACGAGTTGGTCTGGGCGAGTTCGTTTTCGACGGCCGCGGTGAGGCGGTCGCGCACTGACTCGATCCCGATCCGGCCAATAATGTCCTGGAAGAAGCCGCGCACCACCAGTCGGCGCGCATCCTCCTCGGCGATACCGCGCGAGCGCAGGTAGAACAGCTGCTCATCATCGAATCGCCCGGTGGCACTGGCGTGCCCGGCCCCGGCGATCTCACCGGTCTCGATTTCGAGGTTGGGCACGGAGTCGGCCCGAGCGCCGTCGGTGAGGATCAGGTTGCGGTTCAGTTCGAAGGTGTCGGTTCCGGTGGCCTCGGCGCGGATGAGCACGTCACCGATCCAGACCGTGTGCGCGTCGGGCTTATCGGAAGCCGGATCACCCTGCAACGCACCCTTGTACGTGACATGGGAACGGCAGTTGGGCTGAGCGTGATCGACCAGCAGCCGGTGCTCGAAGAACTGGCCGTCGTCGGCGTAGTAGAGACCGAGCAACTCGGCGTCACCTCCCGGCGCACCGAACCGGACGGTGCCGGTGAGACGGACCAGATCGCCACCCAGGGTGACCGCGATGTGGCGCAGTACCGCATCCTTGCCGAGCTTGGCGTGATGTGCGCAGACATGCACCGCGTCATCGGCCCAGTCGGCGATCGAGACGACGGTGAGCCGGGAGGCGTCGTCGAGCACGAATTCGACGTTCTCGGCGTACGTTCCACTGCCCCGGTAGTCGATGACCACAACCGATTCCGAAAGCTCGCCGGCCTGAACCTGGGTGTGCCCGTAAGCCACCTGCCCGGCACCGGGACCGGTGACCGTGATCTCAATCGGGTCCGCGGCCACCGCCTGCTTGCCGACGGAAATGACGGTCGCCTTCGAGAACGACGAGTACGCCTGTGCGGCAACCCGGTCCGACGGGACACCGCCCCGGCCGAGCCGCTCGTCGGTGCGGTCCACGGTCTCGACCGTCACACCGTCAACAGCGGCGACGGTGACCGTCGGCTCAGCGGTCGCGGTGGCACTGCCGTCGTGCAGACCACGCAACCGGCGCAGCGGGGTGAAACGCCAGAGCTCGTCACGACCGCCGGGCACTTCGAATGCGCTGACGTCGTAGGAGCTGAACAGCTCACCCTTGTTGACAGCCGTACCCTCTACGGCTTCAGTGAGATTCGACATGCCTTAACCGACCGCACCTTCCATTTGCAGCTCGATGAGACGGTTGAGCTCAAGCGCGTACTCCATCGGCAGTTCCTTGGCGATGGGCTCGACGAATCCGCGCACCACCATGGCCATCGCCTCGTCCTCGGTCATACCGCGGCTCATCAGGTAGAACAGCTGATCGTCGCTGACCTTGGAGACGGTTGCCTCATGCCCCATCGTGACATCGTCTTCGCGGATGTCGACGTACGGGTAGGTGTCGCTGCGGCTGATCGAGTCAACCAGCAGCGCATCGCATTTAACGGTTGAACGGGAGCCGTACGCCCCCTTGTTCACCTGGACCAGGCCACGGTAGGAGGCCCGCCCACCACCGCGCGCCACCGACTTGGAGACGATGTTGCTCGACGTGTTCGGCGCCAGGTGCAGCATCTTGGCGCCGGTGTCCTGGTGTTGTCCCTCGCCCGCGAACGCCACCGAGAGCACCTCACCCTTGGCGTGCTCACCGGTCATCCACACAGCCGGGTACTTCATGGTGACCTTGGAGCCGATGTTGCCGTCGACCCATTCCATGGTGGCCCCCGCCTCAGCCCGCGCACGCTTGGTGACCAGGTTGAACACGTTGTTGGACCAGTTCTGGATGGTCGTGTAGCGGCAACGCCCACCGGCCTTCACGATGATCTCCACCACGGCCGAGTGCAACGAATCTGACTTGTAGATCGGTGCGGTACATCCCTCGACGTAGTGCACGTAGGCACCTTCGTCGACGATGATGAGCGTGCGCTCGAACTGGCCCATGTTCTCGGTGTTGATGCGGAAGTAGGCCTGCAGCGGGATATCGACCTTGACGCCCGGCGGCACGTAGATGAACGAGCCACCCGACCACACGGCGGTGTTGAGCGCGGAGAACTTGTTGTCCCCGGCCGGGATGACGCTGCCGAAGTACTCCTTGAAGATCTCCGGATGTTCGCGCAGGCCTGAGTCGGTGTCCAGGAAGATCACCCCCTGGGCCTCCAGGTCCTCACGGATCGAGTGATAGACGACTTCCGACTCGTACTGTGCGGCGACACCGGACACCAGACGCTGCTTCTCGGCTTCGGGGATACCGAGACGGTCGTAGGTGTTCTTGATGTCAGCGGGCAGGTCGTCCCATGTGGCCGCCTGCTTCTCGCTGGAGCGCACGAAGTACTTGATGTTGTCGAAATCGATGCCATCAAGGTTCGATCCCCAGTTGGGCATCGGCTTCTTGTCGAAAGTGCGCAGCGCCTTCAGGCGGACATCGAGCATCCACTCGGGCTCGCTCTTCTTCGCCGAGATGTCACGCACCACAGCCTCGGACAGACCGCGCTGCGCACTGGCTCCCGCGGCATCGGAGTCCGACCAGCCATAGCCGTAGTTGCCCAGTGACGCGATCGTCTCGTTCTGGGTCAGCACCTCACGCTCGAGGGTCATCGTGACTCCTTACTGGTCGTTGTATCTGACGCGGGGCTGGGCGCCAGAGTTGTCGATACGTGCAGCGGAATATGCGTCGTACAGGCACAGTCACCGTTGGCGATGGTGGCTAGCCGCTGTACATGTGTTCCCAACACCTCGGCGAAGGCCTGCTGTTCCGCCTCACAGAGTTCGGGGAACTCAGCGGCCACGTGCGATACCGGGCAGTGATGCTGACATATCTGCACACCGCTGGAGGGTCCGCCGGCTGCGCCGACCCGCTGGGTGCTCGCCGCATACCCGGCCTTGGTCAGGGCCGCGGCCAACTGATTCACCGTGGCCTCGGTGTCGTGAAAGGGTCCACCGGCGACGACATCGCTCAGGATCGAGTCAATCCGACGGCGCGCGAACACGCGCACCGCATCGTCGCCGCCGATCTCGCGCAGCTGACGCATGGCGGCAGACGCGAGGTCGTCGTAGGCGTGA contains:
- the sufC gene encoding Fe-S cluster assembly ATPase SufC — encoded protein: MTTLEIKDLHVSISPNEGEAIEILKGVNLTVNSGETHAVMGPNGSGKSTLSYAIAGHPKYEVTSGSITLDGQDVLELSVDERARAGLFLAMQYPVEVPGVSMSNFLRTAATAVRGEAPKLRHWIKEVKEAMGELEIDSAFAERSVNEGFSGGEKKRHEILQLGLLKPKIAILDETDSGLDVDALRIVSEGVNRYAEREHGGVLLITHYTRILRYIQPQFVHVFVGGRIVESGGPELADELEENGYVRFAPASGRDPHQAVGA
- a CDS encoding DUF5666 domain-containing protein; the encoded protein is MSPNLRPRPTLLVIVGVVVFSSAACGGSVDKPGQPSAAPASTTVIRHAGGHDRAGGLISSVAGHTVQVTNPVGSVDIDFNTMTKLTEVHPADLPDVIVGSCVSVQATAGADESDQATAQRVLISAAEDNKCAMETPPGGAPPPGIPPGPPPGGAPEGSPPPFGGPSVQGAVASLNGSTIVVANTDPSGASEIQTNVTVTADTRYDQRQPTETTAIIAGKCADAHGTKDADGVLQATKIDLGPATDGRCGPPPR
- the sufD gene encoding Fe-S cluster assembly protein SufD, whose protein sequence is MSNLTEAVEGTAVNKGELFSSYDVSAFEVPGGRDELWRFTPLRRLRGLHDGSATATAEPTVTVAAVDGVTVETVDRTDERLGRGGVPSDRVAAQAYSSFSKATVISVGKQAVAADPIEITVTGPGAGQVAYGHTQVQAGELSESVVVIDYRGSGTYAENVEFVLDDASRLTVVSIADWADDAVHVCAHHAKLGKDAVLRHIAVTLGGDLVRLTGTVRFGAPGGDAELLGLYYADDGQFFEHRLLVDHAQPNCRSHVTYKGALQGDPASDKPDAHTVWIGDVLIRAEATGTDTFELNRNLILTDGARADSVPNLEIETGEIAGAGHASATGRFDDEQLFYLRSRGIAEEDARRLVVRGFFQDIIGRIGIESVRDRLTAAVENELAQTNS
- a CDS encoding NADH:flavin oxidoreductase, with protein sequence MTDVRPDVAPLFEPFTVKSLTAPNRFAMAPMTRSASPGGVPGENVAAYYRRRAAGGVGLIITEGVFIPDDAAGGQASVPRLIGDDALAGWTAVTDAVHEEGAAIAAQLWHQGVERGADPEFNPQVESVSPSGLAGDASPLGRALLTGELAPLAEQYATAARNAKAAGFDAVELHGAHGYLLDQFLWERTNVRADGYGGSAVDRVRFPVEVVRAVRAAVGPDFPILYRFSQWKQADYTATLADSPAELERLLAPLVEAGVDVFHPSTRRHYIPAFADLPGADGELSLAGWTKRVTGLPAIAVGSVGLQTEFKPTEVRDIEPAPVEAVLRQFANNEFDVIAVGRALLSDPDWVNKLRAGRQNEFVGFNIGKALAALY
- a CDS encoding helix-turn-helix transcriptional regulator; this encodes MKFGQPSVVASAAATSQVLDAAPAVSHDGQTRVAVVRLLMESGPVTAGEIGERLGLSPQGVRRHLDALIEAGDAISNPAAAWQHNGRGRPAKRFQLTADGRAKLNHAYDDLASAAMRQLREIGGDDAVRVFARRRIDSILSDVVAGGPFHDTEATVNQLAAALTKAGYAASTQRVGAAGGPSSGVQICQHHCPVSHVAAEFPELCEAEQQAFAEVLGTHVQRLATIANGDCACTTHIPLHVSTTLAPSPASDTTTSKESR
- a CDS encoding cysteine desulfurase, yielding MTATVPLDTTRISEIRDDFPILSRTVRGGKPLVYLDSGATSQRPIQVLDAERVFLTERNAAVHRGAHQLAEEATDAYEGARNTIARFVGVDDGEIVFTKNATESLNLVAYTLGDSRFDRAVGPGDEVVISELEHHANLVPWQELCRRTGATLRWYGVTDDGRIDLDSLELTGAVKVVAFTHQSNVTGAVAPVAELVRRAKSVGALVVLDACQSVPHMPVNFRELGVDYAAFSGHKMLGPSGVGVLYGRRELLEAMPPFITGGSMIETVTMQVSTYAPPPQRFEAGVPMTSQVVGLGAAVDYLNAIGMEAVAAHEHQLVSAALAGLGSVEGVRIVGPTENVDRGGAVSFVVDGIHAHDLGQVLDDEGVAIRVGHHCAWPLHRRFGIAASARASFAVYNTLDEVDRLVEGVRRAQEFFLGERSDGGSFL
- the sufU gene encoding Fe-S cluster assembly sulfur transfer protein SufU; translation: MRLEQMYQEVILDHYKHPHHRGLREPFAAEVHHVNPTCGDEVTLRVTLDDNRIADVSYDGQGCSISQAATSVLTDQVIGLTVDEALKTVASFNEMISSRGTIDGDEDIIGDGVAFAGVSRYPARVKCALLGWMAFKDALVQADAATSGTTEKVKR
- a CDS encoding metal-sulfur cluster assembly factor, with the translated sequence MTEVSAEVKLLEDLEEAMRDVVDPELGINVVDLGLVYGLNVEESESGKVATIDMTLTSAACPLTDVIEDQSRNALVGAGLVNEIKINWVWVPPWGPDKITDDGREQLRALGFTV
- the sufB gene encoding Fe-S cluster assembly protein SufB, which translates into the protein MTLEREVLTQNETIASLGNYGYGWSDSDAAGASAQRGLSEAVVRDISAKKSEPEWMLDVRLKALRTFDKKPMPNWGSNLDGIDFDNIKYFVRSSEKQAATWDDLPADIKNTYDRLGIPEAEKQRLVSGVAAQYESEVVYHSIREDLEAQGVIFLDTDSGLREHPEIFKEYFGSVIPAGDNKFSALNTAVWSGGSFIYVPPGVKVDIPLQAYFRINTENMGQFERTLIIVDEGAYVHYVEGCTAPIYKSDSLHSAVVEIIVKAGGRCRYTTIQNWSNNVFNLVTKRARAEAGATMEWVDGNIGSKVTMKYPAVWMTGEHAKGEVLSVAFAGEGQHQDTGAKMLHLAPNTSSNIVSKSVARGGGRASYRGLVQVNKGAYGSRSTVKCDALLVDSISRSDTYPYVDIREDDVTMGHEATVSKVSDDQLFYLMSRGMTEDEAMAMVVRGFVEPIAKELPMEYALELNRLIELQMEGAVG
- a CDS encoding DUF5666 domain-containing protein, producing the protein MPPHQTPAPPRFARGALFALAGLTALSVAACGAPTNTNGTSADSSAPATSSAAPHGEHSGKDHVAGLIASVSGNTIQVTKKDGTATVGFGQSTKISEITSAQLTDVTTGSCIAAMAQQDSNPPTARRVMIWPAEDGNCTPAHKKDSPESSPAPTSDKRAEHQAIRGTVSAVSGNAITVSATDPNGGAATPTTVTVNNDTAYAKRAPAAQSAIATGRCIAAHGADDASGNLQAATITLRAARDGSCVGDQEGRHQH